The genomic interval tttgaattaattaggTATCATGGGAGTTTATTTAGATAATTGCTTCATTATGTGGTGCAAACATGCAATGCTTGATCAATTTGAAGATTCATTAGATATAAGTTGCTTCTGAACCTTTGATAAAAGCAATGAACTAGCTTTTAGGTTAATATTTAATGCACTTTTTGGTTGGGAGGGAAATCAGGTTTTCAACGAAATTGGTGATGTAAAAAGGCAACAATTTCCATTTCTAGTTTTGAGAGCCATAATTTGTTTGTTACATGAAAATAAAGTTCAACTAAAAATTGTTTTCAACAAAAATTCAGGAATAACTTTGATTAGCTAAAATAGTTACTTGGGCAGATAAACTAAATTCAATTAAGTTGACTAGCCTGTCGAACTAGGCTATTCTGTATGTCAAGCTAATTTGACCTATAGGTAACACCAGCCTGATTGAACCAACTAAGTTGGTGATGCAAAATAGATATGGATTTTTTGTATTTGTAAGGGATTAATTTGGTAGGCTCTCCTCTTCAGGAgaacaaatttttattagtgttttaagatgataatttttttgttttaggATGTTTAATAGTTTTGAGAGACAAGATGTTTCAATATCATTTCTCTGAGTTTGATTCGATCTGGTTTTGTATCAATTTGGTAGCATAGCATTTTTCAGGCTATATCAATTTGCTATCAATCTATTAGCCCATCAGTTTATCAGCCATCTGCTTGAACTTGGTAGATTGGCTCCAACTACCGGTTGACCCAAAGCCAACCTGTCTAGCTGAAATAAGTTGACCTTATCAATCAATCGATTAATTCAGATTGACACTATCAAATCTGTCCACTTCTGATCAATAATTCTTACTTGCTAACAAAGACCCAGAAAACTCTAATTCAAAGGATCTGATGTGTTTACATCAGATTTTATCATAtaagcaatgatttttttttgaacCTCTTTCAATGGGTCTTGTAGCAACTCTGAATTCCATCGTATCAATAAAGGTTTGATCTCCATTATACTTCTAGGTACTTCTTGTATCAACTCTGTATCTGCCTTGTATGGGCAAGCTTCATGCTTTGTTGTTTTTTTGGATACTGTAGGTTGGACAGTACTCTAATGTAAATCGATTACTTCAGGAACTATACATTATTGGGTTTCATTATTTTTCCCTTCTTTTTCCGAACCAGATCTTGGGATTCATTTTGTTTTATTatgttcttatttctaagtatatGACTAAACATGCCTAGTTGGCCCAATAAAGTAGATAGCAAACCAAATGGGATGATGGTATCTCAACTCTGCCAGAGCTGATATTGTTGTTTTCTTGTTCATATACAGAGAAAAGAAGGCTTCAACTCAGCCAGAATGGTCATGTACATTCTGTTGCATTTGCTAGAACAATTTCTCCATCCACAAGGCTACGTGTCGTGAATTCGGTATGTGGCACAATAGAACAATCAGTCGTCCAATATAGATACATCATTTGCCACTTAGCAGCATTTTTTAATAGCTCACTTGCATTTGTTTTTCTTCTATTGATTGTATCCAATTGTATGCTTCAGAACGCCACTTGTGCGGCAACTCAGACTGAAAAGCAAACTGCAAGAAGTCGATCATCGACGATCTCAACCACTCCCACAAAAGGTAACTTTCCTAACTTTAGTGCGGTCACTTATCCAAATTTGAGTAGATCTTATCAAAatcttatttgaaaatttatattataaatgaAATCTTATCCTCCTGTGAATTAGATACCCAGAAACCTAGGAAGCTTGACGATGGGGGCCAGGGATTCCCTCCATGGTTTGGTGGCGGCGGAGGCGGTGGGGGAGGAGGCGGTGGGAGTTCATCGGggggattttttttgttttctttgttacTATTTTTTGATTACTTGAAGGAGCTAGAGGGGGATGACCCTTTCGATGATAGGGGAAGGATGTACTAATTAATATTTCAGATACATTCCACGGTAGCATCGCATCGCATGCATCCCTTTTCTTGTTGCAAGGAATTTCTTTTTCATGTATATTCCATATACCAGTTCGGATcttttgaataattaataatattCTAATTTGCTGTTTGATTCTAGTTTTTTATTAAGGAAATTCaactaaattaaatcaattttaggTCTATTTTGTAAAGTCAAGCCCGTGACGAATTAGTCATAGGCGGTCTAAGTTCGGATAAAATATAAATGCtggatatattaaaaaaaaaagatagattcGTTATCTTAACAGTTTTCCTATTGCCGACTCCACGGATATGAAGGGAGGTTCGTAGATTTAAAAGACTGACAAGGGAAGTATCTTGATTAGCGACTTTCATCTATTTGCACATCTAAGCTCGAAATAATTTATTGTTACTCTTGGGTTGATTCGTGTCATTTGCTCccaaaattattaaatcattttataatttttaaaaccctATCGTAATGCATAGTTTGTTTTTTATATTAAACTAGCTATCATGCACAAGCATCATAGGTATAATgtaatacataaatatatataaattattatctAAGGCTCATAAGGGACGCTAGATCATACAGTAGTACAACACAAGGACGATATTTGATGATTCTATCTGAAATTGATGGGGATGATACGTTGGGTATATGATTCTATTGTTGACTAGGAGAAGACTCCAAAAGAGAGAAAAGATGACATCTGATCCTCCTTCCTGTGCACACCGCAAAGAGAGCAAAAGGAAACATTAATGAGAATCAGGAAGGAGATTCCTGAAGCagacactccgacgctcaagtcagtataaTAGTTGGGCGAAAAGTGCAGAAGGAGATGACCAGTACATGTGTGCGTGTTATAATGTTGTCAAGCATAACCGGTCAACAGAAAAGGCCTCACTTTTTATACTAACTCTCAGAACCTTCGTAATTGTGAACTGTCAGAAAATGTCTAGTGTCTGGCTACCATTCGAGGAAGTTTCTGTTATAGATATCTGAACTGTCTTTTGTAACCTTCGTATTAATGAGGCGACTGAGAATGTTTGATGTCAAAATATATAAAGTAACGCCGGACAATGGAAGATGTATGTGCACCCTCAAAGAAAGGTTCTCTTGCATGCATATGTTATAGCAATGAAATATTTCTTGACGAGTAGCtattattctctgacaagttaTTGTGATTTTCTGATAATGTTGTCTCCTAGAAGTAATTCGCCCGGCCGTGTAGTTAACCGATTGTATAATGGGAGACTGAcatatgagaagtggggagcttaGTCCCATAGCTCCGCCCAATACTTTTGGCCGATCGACCATATACTAAGAGTTGTATTGCAGAAGTAAGGAGCTGGGGCCTCATATGTCTGATCGGTGTCGGAGAATGGAGTGTTAAGTCCCTTAAGTCTGGCTAACTCTAGGGTCGACTGGCCGTCTATTGAGAAACTTATATTTGAAGAATGGGGATCTATGCCACGTAAGTCCGACCGACTCTAGGGTCGGCCAGTCGTATGCTGAGAGACTTGTATTTGAAGAATAGGGATCTACGCCCCATAAGTCCGACCGACACTACGGAATGGGGTGCTAAGTCTCTTAAGTCCGGCCGTGTGTACTCTATGTATCCTGCCACCGAGGAGTGGAGTGCTAAGTCCCCTAAGTCCGACCAGCTTTGAGGTCGATCGACTGTATGCTGAGAGACTTGAACTTGAAAAATTAGGGGTTGAGCCCTGCAAATTTGACCGGCTATATATTAAGCGCCTTGATACTAAGAAGCGGAGCGCTAAGGCACCTAAGTCCAACCATCTCTGGGGTCGACCGTCTTCATATTGAATGTCTTAGCATTAAGGAGTGAGGAGCCGAGTCTCGGTGAGAATGATTCGTTTAGCTACAGATACTCTGACTCACTTTCACCGCCACCTCACCTTGATCATCAATTCCACATTATCCTTGGGATCACCCGCAACACATTATATCACTCGAGAATCACAACAGCAAGTTGTAACAAACTTTttctcataaaaaattaatttaattttttatattagatattaaattgataagaacaaatataataCTTGATCTTAGCTAAAAGGccgagaaaaatatattttttagcaTTGTCGAACcaagatatttaaaaaatttctccgCTTGTGATattatcaattttaaaatgtgggactaaagaaaaatatgatagttatatttttttatataaaaataatcagaaaaaatattaataaataaaaaaaatatgaaaagcaaaaaaatattaatatagttTTATTTTAGACTTTATCAAATTATTAAAGGTCCTTATTCTTCTTTATGGTAAGATTTATGGCATTTAAACTCAACTAAAAGTGACGTGTCGTACCTATCTATTCGCCATCTACTAGTTgccataaaaaaataattattatagaaAGATAAATTTGGAAGATAAATCCCAAATAGCAGCAACGACAGCCATTTAAttggaataaataaataaataacgttGCAGTCTAAATACTTTTAGAAGAAAATTTCCACAAGAAAAACTAATAATTACGATatgaggatttttattttttctttctgaaCATTTAATAGGGCATTGGAGTACTTTTGCctctcttattttatttttttaaatttggcaTTAGACGTCgtctaattttattaaaaaaaaatttatccgttattaagttaaattaagaagTGTTCATGAAGATTTCTCTATATtgactagttttttttttatctactATTTATTAGAGGAAaaaatcttctctaatttatcataaTTGAATCTTAATTATGAGATTTTTAAGATTACATTTGAAGATCTAATCATTGTACTATAATCCCGAAAGAGATACTTCCTTGTCTACTTATTCTTAGGCATTTATTAGGTATTTGCATTGCCATTAGCACGGTCCTCGTCTATTTAGGAAGTGGTCGATGTTAAGATGATTTGTAGTCGTCGGGTTGGGCATTAGGCTACTCATGTATGTGGCAATCAAGGCCAAGAAGTGAGGGGTTATTGTTGACAAGGCTTATGGACGGGGTGTTGATGTTAGAGGCACCTGTTGAACCAATATTAGGCACCTTATAAACGACAAGTTAATACTAGTAAATACGCATATTATATATTtggatatttttctttattatacCGTTTATTATAAGTACCTTTAAATTTATCCTACAGcgaaaattttttaaagattgtATGGATCATTCTCATAGTTAACTAGATATTTATTGCtaattagaaaatatatatatattaaggacATTTGTAGTAGTGCATGCACAAGTGTGAAGATGCCACATGAAAATTTGAGATGTTAAAGGAccctcatatatatatatttttttattagacAAATATAAACAAATACTTTGTTAGTACGACGTGAAGCCTTACTAAAAATGTTAAAACGAAAAGAAAAAACAGAGTCGTAAGGCAGAATGCTATCTTAGACAAGAACAATCTTTACAGAATCTAACTTGCCTACCATTTTAGACCCCCACCCCTACTTTTTTGCCACTTTATATGAAAAAGGACCTCACCTCCCTCTCCaaattctacaaaaaaaaaaaaaaaaaaaaaaattcaagtcaagaaatatttaattccatatatatttttttagtggAGACGCAAATAGTCAAATTCAACTGCGTCGACACGTAAAGCCTTCTAAATGCTCGACTCGTGCACTTTTTTTCCCACACTTATAATGTATCCTAAACAAATCAGTCCACTCGTCATGTCAATTAACTATTTCATTTCTAATGGGTAGCCGCCACTTGTTTGACTCTGAGGCCGTAAACAAATCCGGCCGAATCCAGGGTGCTAAAAGTTCTTTACAAAATAATTAGATTTAAAATGAGTTAAattgttaaaataattatttaaatttaatttagttgaatttttttataaatttgagtTCGATTTATTTAAATGTCATCCAActctc from Zingiber officinale cultivar Zhangliang chromosome 6B, Zo_v1.1, whole genome shotgun sequence carries:
- the LOC121989708 gene encoding protein YELLOW LEAF 1, choloroplastic-like: MVMHTFVTSPAPTVQWPAFLHSQRLLEKRRLQLSQNGHVHSVAFARTISPSTRLRVVNSNATCAATQTEKQTARSRSSTISTTPTKDTQKPRKLDDGGQGFPPWFGGGGGGGGGGGGSSSGGFFLFSLLLFFDYLKELEGDDPFDDRGRMY